In Streptomyces liangshanensis, the DNA window GTGGGCGAGATTCCGGTGAACCTCGAACGCGATACGCAGATCGGCTTCCGGCCCACCGTTGACCGCGGGCACACGGAGGGACAGAAGCCCGGCCTTCCTCATCGCCGTGATGACGGTCTCCGACAGTCTCCCGGTGCGGTCGGCCTCGGCGGCGTGCTCGCGCAGCAGGGGTATCAGTTCCCGCGCGGAGCGCACCGGAGCGGGCAGTCGGGACGCATCATGTGCCCCGCTGGATACGACGACATCTGGCATATGAGGCTCCGGTTTCGTTCACAGCGTGTGCATGGGGGGAACCGCCTGTGTGGGACGGCCGCGGGGCCCCACTCAGGTCAGGGGAATCGTGTTCGGGAGATCGTGTTACGACAGCAATCGGTGGACCAGGTCGTCGATCTGGTCGTTCAAGTCGGGCCAGGGGAAGTCCGGTCGCACGGCGCGCAGGGTGACGATGCCGTGCAGTGATGTCCACAGCTGTGTCGCGGCCAGGTCGGCGTCGACCGTGCCGTCCAAGGCAGCGGCGACGTCGTCGCGGACGACCCGGTACACGGACAGCCCCGCCATCTCCGTGTCGTACGACTGGTAGTCCGGGACCTCGGCGGCGGAGAACATCGTCCGGTACTGCCCACCGTGGGCGAGTCCGTAGGCGACATAGGCCCGCGCCCGCGCGAGCACGACGTCGGCCGCCGTGCCCTGGACCGACGCCGCCGCCCGGTCGAGGACCGCCCCGAAATCGGCGAAGAAGCGCTTGCGGACGGTGTGGATCAACTCACCGAGTGAGGAGAAGTGCGGGTAGATCGATGTCGTGGCGACACCGACCGCTCGGGCGACGGCACGCAAGGACAGATCACCCGGGTCGGTGCCTTCCGCAAGGATCCGCTGTGCGGCCTCGAGGATCTCCTCACGCAGCCGCCCGCCTTCCCCGCGCCGGGACCTGCGGCGGCGAACCTGCTCCTGCACCGGATCTCTCCAGACTTACGGGCGTAGCGCTACGGGTGTACACCTAACTTACCCGAGGCTACACCCGTGACGAGCGGTCCGAGTCATGGCCGACATGGCGGGGCCAAGTCCCGGAGCGGAGAACTCCGCGCTCGGCTGTCCGCGGCGTTCGCCTATGCTGGCCGCGCTACGGCGGAACCTCCGGTGCGCGAAGGCGGTACTCGATGGCGAACGAACCGGCTGCTCAGGGCCTGACCGGCAACTGGTCGCAGGCGTTCGAGGGCAAAGGGCCCGGCGGCTTCGCCGCTCTGCTGGCGGAGAACGTGGTCCTGGAGGCGTCGGCGATCCGGAAACCCGCCGTCGGCCGTGAGGCCGTCCTGGCGATCATGGGGGCGGGCAGCCGCCTCTACCGCGAGATCACCTTCAGCGACCCGGCGACGGCGGGCGACAAGACGTACGCCGAATGGCACGCGATCTCCCAGGACGGTGACACCGCCTACGACGGCGTCACCGTCCTGACGACCGACAAGAACGGCGCCATCGTCCACGTCGCCGTCCATCACCGCCCGCTCGACGCGTTGCTGCGGTTCTCCGCGGAGATCGGACGCGCACTGGACGGCAAGCTGCCGGCCGCGCTCTTCCACGACGACGAGTAGCACTCACGCGGTGGGGTCGGCCGGGCGGCGGTAGACCCCGTACCACCAGATCCGGGCCATCTCCCGGGCGAACACCGGGTCGGTGGCCACCGGCCGGGTGGTGACGTGTCCGACGATGGCCTGTTCGCCCCCGGTGACGATCACCTGGGTGGCGCTGGGGAGGTCCATGTCCGGGGAGGTCCGCCCCTCCTCCTGCTCGGTGCGCAGCAGGGCGAGCGTCCAGTCCGTGAACTGCGTGATCTCTCGGTTCCAGAAGTCGCCCACCGCCGCTTCGTACGGGGCGATCTCGGAGAGCGCGCGCCGTACCGCGTAGTGCCGCCGATAGATCTCCAGCATGCGCTCGAAGGTCTCCGTGAGTGCTTCGAGACCGTCGGACGGCCGCCACGCCGAGGCTGCGTCGAAGGTCGGTGTCAGCAGGCGCGCGCCCAGGCGTACCAGCAGGTCGGCCTTGTCGCGGAAGTGGATGTAGAAGCTGGAGCGCGCGACGCCGGCCGCCGCGGTGATCTGCTGGACGCCGAGCGCGGTGAAGCTCGCCCCCTCGACCAGGAGTCTCTGCGTGGCGGCCAGGATGTCCGACTCGGCGGAGAGGGGCCGGCCGAGGGGGGCCTTGGGCCGCGGGGCGCGGGAAGTCATGGTCGGGGTCTCCGGGTCGTCGATCGGCGGCGACATCACCCTACGCCGCGGCGGCGTGTAGCCTACTTTTCGGACAGCGTGTTCAAAAAAGCGAACGGGCCCCGTACGGCACCCGATTGCCCCTGAGCGAGGAGTGACTGTGAAATATCGTCTGCTGGGCCGGACCGGGGTCTGGGTCTCCGAGATCTCCTTGGGCGCCATGACCTTCGGCGGCAAGGACCATCCCGTGTACGGCCCCCACGGAGCGCTGGGCCAGTCAGAGGTGGACCGGCTCGTCGGCACCGCGCTCGACGCCGGGATCAACTTCTTCGACACGGCCGACGTCTACGCCGACGGCGAGAGCGAGGAACTGCTCGGCCGGGCCATCGGGGACCGCAGGCAGGACGTCGTGCTCGCGACCAAGCTCTACGCGCCGGTCGGCCCGGGGCCCAACGATCAGGGGCTGACCCGGCGGCATGTGATGCGGGCCCTGGAGGACAGCCTGCGCCGGCTGGGCACCGACTACATCGATCTCTACCAGATCCACAACTGGGACCAGCTGACGCCGCTGGAGGAGACACTCGGCGCGCTCGACGACGCCGTCCGGATGGGCAAGGTGCGCTACATAGGCTGCTCGAACCTGGCGGCCTGGCAGGTCAGCAAGGCCCTGGGCCTGTCCGCGCTGCACGGCCGGTCGCAGTTCGTCGCCAACCAGATCACCTACTCGCTGGTGTCCCGCGACGCCGAGCGCGACCTGGTGCCGATGGCCGAGGACGCGGGACTGAGCCTGACCGTGTGGCAGCCCCTGGCGGGCGGGTTCCTCACCGGCAAGTTCGAACGCGGGGGCGTGACGACGGAGGAGGATTCGCGCCGGGCCCGTAACGGATTCGACTTCGTCCCCTTCGACGAGGAGAAGGGCTTCGACGTGGTGGACGTGCTCCGGGCCGTCGCCTCGCGGCACGAGGTGAGCCCGGCCAGGGTCGCACTGGCCTGGCTGCTCAGCAGGACCGCCGTCACCAGCGTCATCGTCGGCGCCCGGAAGCTGGACCAGCTGCAGGACAACATCGCCGCGAGCGGGCTGGCGCTGACCGAGAAGGACCTCGCGGAGCTCGACGAGGTCAGCGCCCCACCGGTCGCCTACCCCAACTGGATCCAGGCCGGGTTCTCCCCGATCCGCATCCCGGCGGCCAACCAGGTCTGACCTGAGGGGCGCCGGCCCGAAGGCACCGGCCACGGCTCGCCGGGGCCCTGGACCCGGCCCCCGTCGGTGGTCCTCCCGGCGCGGCGAAAGCCCGCCGCGCCGGGAGGGCGGTCAGTCGCTCGTCCAGGAATCGATCGCGAACCCGCCCGCGGCCTCGCGGATCCTCGCTCCTCTGCCGCCGTGGAAGTGACCGCCGAAGACCCAGGCGGAGGTGTCGGCCGCCCAGCCGAGGATCTTCACGCGGGACTGCCTCGCCGCGACCACGTCGTCGTCGAGCACGTCACGCTGCCGCGGGTCGAGGATCTGCATCGGATGGTGTATCAGGTCGCCCACGAGGGCGGCGCTCTCGCCGCCGGACGTGATGGTGAGGACGGAGGAGCCGGGTGAGTGGCCGGGGGCGGCGACCAGCTTCAGGGCGTCGTCGACGACGTGTTCGGTGCCGCTCCACACCTCCGTCCTCGCGTCGCGCAGGACCGGTACGACACTGTCCCGGAACGCGGGAACCAACCCGAGCGGATCCGGCCGGCCCGGGTCCTCCGCCATGGCCGACAGCAGGTCGACCTCCGTCCGGGGCAGCAGGTAGGTCGCGTTCGGGAAGGTGGGACGCCACGCGCCGTCCTCCCACATGGTGTTCCAGCCGATGTGGTCCGGGTGGAGGTGCGTGTTGATCACCAGGTCGACGTCCTCGGGCCGTACCCCCAGGGCTGCGAGGTGTTCGAGGTAGGGGGTGCTCAACCGGTCCAACGGCGGTACGTCCGGGTACGGCTTGCCGTTGCCCACGCCCGAGTCGACGAGGATCGTCCGCCCTCCGCCGCGCACGAGGAAGCTCCCGATGCACAGCAACGCCCGGTCCGAGTCCGGGGCCCACCAGAGGGGTTCGAGCCAGGGCCTCTCCTCCTCCCACGCCTCTCGCGAGGAGTCGGGCAGCAGTCCGGACCGGGTGAACAGGCTGCCCTCCCATTCCGGTACGTGTGCGACGGAGACGTCCCCGATGGATACGGGGCCCGTACGGTCGGTCCTCGGCATGTTCATCCCAGCTCCTTGCGGCGATGCGGCGGATGGTCTTCCGGTGGCGGGAGGCGTACGACCGCGCCCGGGGCGCGGGGTATCCAAATCAGGAGACCGGGGCGGCGGCGGCGCTCGGCGCGGCACCCGCGAGCGCCGCCCGGCCCGCGGCGAACGTCGCCGCCTGCGTGGCGATCCGCCTGCCCAGGTGCTCCGCGGTGGCGATGTCGGAGGGGTGAACCGTTTCGACGCTCCCGTCCGCGGGGGTCTGGGCCCCTGCGCCGGTGAAGAAGCCCAGGCGGTTCATGTCCTCCTCGCTCGCGGTGGTCTTGTTCCAGCCCGGAGAAAGACCGAGGCCGACCCAGATCATGTGGTGCTGCGCGGCGAACGCCGCCAGGAAGTTCAACGTGTTGAGCTTGTCGCCGCTCTTGGCCGACGAGTTCGTGAAGCCCGCGGCGAGCTTGTCCGCCCACGCCTTCCTGACGTACCGCCCCAGGGTGGCTTCGGCGAACCCGTGGAAGACGGACGAGGCGCCTCCCATGTAGGTGGGCGATCCGAAGACCACGGCGTCCGCCGCGTCGATCTGCTCCCACTGCTCCTCGGAGACGCCGCCGACCGGGACGAACGCGACGTCGGCTCCGGCCGCCTCGGCGCCGCGGCGGACGGCTTCCGCGAGGACCGCGGTGTGGCCCTGACCGGAGTGGAAGGCGACGGCGACGCGGGGCCGCGGGGTTATGGACTCGGACATGAGATGGCTCCTCATCGATATCTGGTAACTTTTGTAGACCATAACCCTGGAAGAGTTCAAGTGTGTCCTGGGGTAGCGGGCGTACGATGACTGGTATGTCACGTGAATCCTCGACACCGACAGCGACCGGGAACGAGCCGGTGATGGACGTCCTCCTGGCCGGGTGCCGCAGCAGGGACGTGTTCGTCGACCTTGCCGACAAGTGGTCGCTGCTGATCCTGCTGAGCCTGCTGAGGCAAGGTCCGCAGCGGTTCTCGGAGCTCCAGCGCTCGGTGGGGGGCATCAGCCGCAAGATGCTGTCGCAGACTCTGCGCACGCTCGAACGTGACGGGGTGCTCGTGCGCACGGTCCATCAGGACCGCACTCCCCCTCTGGTGATCTACGGGCTCTCCGAACTCGGGGCGGAGGTCGCCGAGGAGGCGCGGAGCCTGTGCTCCTGGGCCCAACGCCGGGCGCTGCGCGTACACGAGGCCCGCGCGGCGTTCGACGAAAGGATGCGCGCGTCCGAGAGCGCGACCGGCCGGGCGCTGCCGCAAGGCGTCGCGGCGCGATCGGAGTCCCCTGCCGGGTAGGACAAGGCCGGGAAGGACGAGAGCTGATACGGCGTCACAGTGTGCGCGGGCGCGCCCGGGCCTGCGGGCAGCCGGGGTCAGGGCAGCACAGACGCCTTGGGCGGTGCGGTCTTCGCGACGGGGAGCGGGCGGAGGGCGCCGAGCAGCGCCGTCATCGCCCGGTTGAGGGGCACGTCGATCCCGTGGCGCTCGGCCAGCGCGACCACGGCGCCGTTGAGCGTCTCGTACTCCAGCGGCCTGTCGGCCAGGCGGTCGTGCAGCATGGATGTCCCCCCGGTGGCGAATACCGAGGTGGACTCAAGCGTTCGCTGTACGTCCTCCTCCGTCAGGCGGGCGCCCTCCGCGACGCCCACCGCGGCGGTCTCGCGCATGAGCCCCAGCGCCAGTTCACGTATCCGTTCCTCCTCGAAGACCTCCATGGGGCGCAGGGTGAGCGTGGTCAGGGAGTTCGTGGCGACGTTGAGCATGAGCTTGAGCCACGCGGCGGTTGTCAGGTCCCGCCGCGGCCGGACCTCCACACCGCTGCCGT includes these proteins:
- a CDS encoding winged helix-turn-helix transcriptional regulator; this translates as MSRESSTPTATGNEPVMDVLLAGCRSRDVFVDLADKWSLLILLSLLRQGPQRFSELQRSVGGISRKMLSQTLRTLERDGVLVRTVHQDRTPPLVIYGLSELGAEVAEEARSLCSWAQRRALRVHEARAAFDERMRASESATGRALPQGVAARSESPAG
- a CDS encoding MBL fold metallo-hydrolase; protein product: MNMPRTDRTGPVSIGDVSVAHVPEWEGSLFTRSGLLPDSSREAWEEERPWLEPLWWAPDSDRALLCIGSFLVRGGGRTILVDSGVGNGKPYPDVPPLDRLSTPYLEHLAALGVRPEDVDLVINTHLHPDHIGWNTMWEDGAWRPTFPNATYLLPRTEVDLLSAMAEDPGRPDPLGLVPAFRDSVVPVLRDARTEVWSGTEHVVDDALKLVAAPGHSPGSSVLTITSGGESAALVGDLIHHPMQILDPRQRDVLDDDVVAARQSRVKILGWAADTSAWVFGGHFHGGRGARIREAAGGFAIDSWTSD
- a CDS encoding TetR/AcrR family transcriptional regulator, whose protein sequence is MQEQVRRRRSRRGEGGRLREEILEAAQRILAEGTDPGDLSLRAVARAVGVATTSIYPHFSSLGELIHTVRKRFFADFGAVLDRAAASVQGTAADVVLARARAYVAYGLAHGGQYRTMFSAAEVPDYQSYDTEMAGLSVYRVVRDDVAAALDGTVDADLAATQLWTSLHGIVTLRAVRPDFPWPDLNDQIDDLVHRLLS
- a CDS encoding aldo/keto reductase — encoded protein: MKYRLLGRTGVWVSEISLGAMTFGGKDHPVYGPHGALGQSEVDRLVGTALDAGINFFDTADVYADGESEELLGRAIGDRRQDVVLATKLYAPVGPGPNDQGLTRRHVMRALEDSLRRLGTDYIDLYQIHNWDQLTPLEETLGALDDAVRMGKVRYIGCSNLAAWQVSKALGLSALHGRSQFVANQITYSLVSRDAERDLVPMAEDAGLSLTVWQPLAGGFLTGKFERGGVTTEEDSRRARNGFDFVPFDEEKGFDVVDVLRAVASRHEVSPARVALAWLLSRTAVTSVIVGARKLDQLQDNIAASGLALTEKDLAELDEVSAPPVAYPNWIQAGFSPIRIPAANQV
- a CDS encoding flavodoxin family protein, which produces MSESITPRPRVAVAFHSGQGHTAVLAEAVRRGAEAAGADVAFVPVGGVSEEQWEQIDAADAVVFGSPTYMGGASSVFHGFAEATLGRYVRKAWADKLAAGFTNSSAKSGDKLNTLNFLAAFAAQHHMIWVGLGLSPGWNKTTASEEDMNRLGFFTGAGAQTPADGSVETVHPSDIATAEHLGRRIATQAATFAAGRAALAGAAPSAAAAPVS
- a CDS encoding nuclear transport factor 2 family protein, producing the protein MANEPAAQGLTGNWSQAFEGKGPGGFAALLAENVVLEASAIRKPAVGREAVLAIMGAGSRLYREITFSDPATAGDKTYAEWHAISQDGDTAYDGVTVLTTDKNGAIVHVAVHHRPLDALLRFSAEIGRALDGKLPAALFHDDE
- a CDS encoding TetR/AcrR family transcriptional regulator is translated as MTSRAPRPKAPLGRPLSAESDILAATQRLLVEGASFTALGVQQITAAAGVARSSFYIHFRDKADLLVRLGARLLTPTFDAASAWRPSDGLEALTETFERMLEIYRRHYAVRRALSEIAPYEAAVGDFWNREITQFTDWTLALLRTEQEEGRTSPDMDLPSATQVIVTGGEQAIVGHVTTRPVATDPVFAREMARIWWYGVYRRPADPTA